The Fervidicoccus fontis Kam940 DNA window ATACAGTTGACTACTATGTTAAACTTGCAGAGAGCTATTTAGAAGCGGGGGCTGATTTAATAACAATCAAGGATATGGCAGGACTTTTAGATCCTTCAACCGCGAGGAGCCTTATTAGCAGAATTAAGAAGGAGCTAAAAGTTAAAGTAAATATTCACACTCATGATTCTTGTGGGCTTTCAGTTGCGACGTATTTAGCCTCAATTGAAGCAGGTGCTGATTTTATTGATACGAGCATTTACCCGTTGGCTTTTGGGACTGCACAGCCAGCTATTCAAACAGTATACAACATACTCCTTAAAAAAGACAGGAAAAAACTCAAAATGAGTGAAATAGAGAAGGCCTCAAGACATATAGATTCCCTTTTGAAGAAAAGATATTCTCAATTATATAATCCAAAGCTTCAAGTTCCCGATCCGAGAGCCATGATCCATCAGATTCCTGGCGGAATGCTTTCTAATATGATCGCACAGCTAAATGAGCTACAAGCTTTAGATAGGCTTGAGGAAGTCTTAATGGAAATTCCAAAAATCAGGAAGGAGCTTGGCTGGCCTCCTTTAGTTACACCGATGTCTCAAATTGTTGGGGCACAAGCAGTTTTAAATGTAATAAGCGGAGAAAGGTATAGCATTGTAGTTAAAGAGTTGGTTGACTATGTTAAGGGTTTGTATGGAAAACCTCCTGCACCAATTGACAAAAACGTCGCTGAAATTATACTAGCAGGAGATGGAGGGTTACCTGAAAAGTCTCTCAGCTTGATTGAGTGCAGGGAATACATGAAAAAATTGCTCAATGATCCGAGGGAAGAGGACGTAATAACATTTTGCCTCTTTCCAAAAGAGGCTGAGGCATTCTTTAAAGAAAAATTTGTATCCGTGTCACCCATTTCACAGCTTTCAGCTCAAAAGCAGCTTGAGAAGCAATAATTTTTTCATTCAAAATTTTTATAATCTTTTAGAGATAGATTATTATTAAGAGCCGCCGTAGCTCAGCCCGGGAGAGCGCCCGAGAGGTAGATACCTCGGCGAAGCTGAAGACCGGGTTGTCGGGGGTTCAAATCCCCCCGGCGGCACCAGAGCTTTATTCCTTTTTCGCGAAGAAAAATTTTCAAAAAACCTGAATAGGCTTGTTTTGCCATTTTATTTTTAATAAAAAACCCACTCAATATTACGTTTTAGATTTTCCATGAACAGTAGAACCATTCTCTCATGTGAAATTGAACTAGATAGGTGGAAGTAGTTTCAAGCATAAAGGTTAAGGTGAAACCCATTCCAGAGAGACCTATAATGATTTAGGGCGGAAAACGGGAAAGATCCAAAACTTATGAGATTGCTTTTGTTTGAATTTTTCAAAATGTTATTTAACTCCTATTTGAAAAATGTTATAGGAAAATACCAAAACTTATGGCGCTACGGAGATGAATGAAACTACCCGGAAAAATGGGAAGCTTTTAAAGGCTGTTGAGATGGATGCATATATAGCATCAAAAGATCCACTCATTCCCGTTATTCTTTTAATTCTCGAGAACGGGGATGAATTTGAGCTCTATAATGTCCCGCTGGAAATTGCCAGATTCGTAATTAATGGCTCTTCAATCTTAAATGGAAATGAAAAGAAGGAAAGGATAGATATTTTTTCATTTATCGCAATGCATGAGGACATACTGAATCTTATCAAAGATGATCTTGAAAAAGTCGTAATAGACGAATATGATCCAACAACAATGCTGTACACTGCTAAAGTTTATTTCAGAAAGGGAAAAACCATGCTCGTGAGAAGATTCATTCCGAGCCATGCTATATTTTTGGCAATGATTGCTGGAAAAGATGTTTATGTATCTGAAAGGATATTGAATATACAGAAGAACTAAAATTTAAAAATTTTACCTTACCGGCTTTTGCTTCTTCCCTTTCAGCAGAGCATCTAAACTTACTCCATTGACCATAACTACTTTGTATCGAACGCCGGGAATATCTCCCATTGATCTGCCCTTAGGTCCTCCTATTCCCTCAATGACAACCTCATCGTGTTCATCTATGAAGTTTAATCCACCGTCGCTAGGCACGAATGCTGTTACGACCTTTCCGTTCTTTACAAGCTGGACTCTCACGCACTTTCTCACTGCAGAGTTAGGCTGTCTAGATTCCACTCCAACCTTCTCCAAAACAATTCCACTCGCTCTCGGAGCACCCTCAAGAGGATCAGCCTTCTTCTTTAAGTTTAGCATCCTCCTTTTGAACTCTCTCTGACTCCATCTGAATTTTAGCTTCTTTCTTCTTAGAGTTCTCGCTGCAAACAATCCAAGGGGCGATTTCTTACCTGGCAAACTAGATCAAACCTCCATTTATTCACATTAAAGGAAAACACTCGAGCCTTATAAAGTTTCTTTTTTAAACAATTATCACATTTGAAACATCATAGTATCTTTTAAGCAGTAGCTTAGCCCTTGTTACATTTTTGCCATTTTTCCCAATTGCAACACCCTTATCGCTAGGTTCAACAGTTATGTAAACAGTCTTCTTCGATGGAGTCTCAACTACCTTCACTGCCTTAACCCTCGCAGGCGCGACAGCATTCTTAGCGAGCTCCTCAAGCGTAGTTCCGTCCTCAACTATCTCTATTTCTTTTCCCAAAACCTTTCTCAACTTCTTTATGTTTGAGCCTCCTCTTCCTATAGCAGCTCCTGCTTCTCCCTTCTTAACAACAAAAATTATCATGTTATTTTCATTGTCTATTATGCAATCTTTCACAGTGGTTCCTGTAACATCCTGAAAAAGGGCTATATGCCTCAGCTCTTCAGGTGTTAGCTTAATCTCTGGCATTATTTTACCACCCTTTATGTCTCTACCAGCTCCAATATCTTTGAATCGCCCACGTCTATTATTGATAGCGCCTGTATCGGGAAAGGTTTCCCAAGCAATGTTCCAAGCTCAACAGATGTACCTTGAAAGACATATATGGGCGTTTGGGACAGCTTGGCATAGTATTCTATGTCCTTCTTAACTGAAGGATCTGCATTAGAAGCTATTACAACCATTTTTGACTTGCCATGCTTTAAGGTTTTTATTGTAGACTGGGAACCTATTTCTAATTTTCCAGTTCTTATTACCATTTTTATCTCGTTTTCGAATGACGCCATATTTACATTTCACCATTTCCACTTTCTTTTTCATTTAAAATTTGTCTTTTATCCTTTTCAATATGAGGAGTGAAATAAAGTTCGATCATTCCCGTACCAACAGGTATAACCTGACCAACTATCACGTTTTCAGTTACTCCTTTAAGTTCATCTGTTTTTCCCTGTGTAGATGCCTCAAATAAATGTTTCGTTGTCATTTCGAATGCAGCCCTAGCGAGGAAGCTCTCCTTTTCTCCAGAAACCCCATGCCTTCCGATCTGCCTCACGACTCCCGTCTGAGTCATGATGTCTGCAACAAGGTAAACGTGCCTCACATCAACGTCCAAACCTTGCTCCCTTAGAACGTTCATTATCTCATTTATTATGACCTTCCTCGCGGCTTCTATTCCCAAAACCATCATCGTTTCATAAACGCTGTTTGTCCTTGTTCTTGTAGGATCTACTCCTTTTACCTTTAAGACCTGCTCCAGATTAGAGCCAT harbors:
- a CDS encoding DUF151 domain-containing protein, whose protein sequence is MNETTRKNGKLLKAVEMDAYIASKDPLIPVILLILENGDEFELYNVPLEIARFVINGSSILNGNEKKERIDIFSFIAMHEDILNLIKDDLEKVVIDEYDPTTMLYTAKVYFRKGKTMLVRRFIPSHAIFLAMIAGKDVYVSERILNIQKN
- a CDS encoding 30S ribosomal protein S12 encodes the protein MPGKKSPLGLFAARTLRRKKLKFRWSQREFKRRMLNLKKKADPLEGAPRASGIVLEKVGVESRQPNSAVRKCVRVQLVKNGKVVTAFVPSDGGLNFIDEHDEVVIEGIGGPKGRSMGDIPGVRYKVVMVNGVSLDALLKGKKQKPVR
- a CDS encoding NusA-like transcription termination signal-binding factor — translated: MPEIKLTPEELRHIALFQDVTGTTVKDCIIDNENNMIIFVVKKGEAGAAIGRGGSNIKKLRKVLGKEIEIVEDGTTLEELAKNAVAPARVKAVKVVETPSKKTVYITVEPSDKGVAIGKNGKNVTRAKLLLKRYYDVSNVIIV
- a CDS encoding 50S ribosomal protein L30e, which produces MASFENEIKMVIRTGKLEIGSQSTIKTLKHGKSKMVVIASNADPSVKKDIEYYAKLSQTPIYVFQGTSVELGTLLGKPFPIQALSIIDVGDSKILELVET
- a CDS encoding pyruvate carboxylase subunit B; the protein is MYRLVKIIDTTLRDAHQSLIATRLSQDDARDIAEIIDRAGFYSLEVWGGATFDVDVRYLKEDPWSRLKKIREVVKKTKLQMLLRGRNLVGYRKYPIDVSKAFIEKAYENGIDIFRIFDALNDIDNIAEVIKIAKRTGAIVQGALSYTISPIHTVDYYVKLAESYLEAGADLITIKDMAGLLDPSTARSLISRIKKELKVKVNIHTHDSCGLSVATYLASIEAGADFIDTSIYPLAFGTAQPAIQTVYNILLKKDRKKLKMSEIEKASRHIDSLLKKRYSQLYNPKLQVPDPRAMIHQIPGGMLSNMIAQLNELQALDRLEEVLMEIPKIRKELGWPPLVTPMSQIVGAQAVLNVISGERYSIVVKELVDYVKGLYGKPPAPIDKNVAEIILAGDGGLPEKSLSLIECREYMKKLLNDPREEDVITFCLFPKEAEAFFKEKFVSVSPISQLSAQKQLEKQ